In Helianthus annuus cultivar XRQ/B chromosome 3, HanXRQr2.0-SUNRISE, whole genome shotgun sequence, a single window of DNA contains:
- the LOC110932493 gene encoding blue copper protein 1b yields the protein FVLATSIYAKEYIVGDENGWKLDFDYQTWAKDKVFYVGDTLVFNYAAGVHNVAKVNGTGFQQCSTSASNGIMTSRRDVVPLQTPGRKWYICGVGKHCESRNMKLVITVLPQTWAPAPSPIATSTSGKLAVPTIYGFVVGLFGSLLLLFV from the exons TTTGTTCTTGCGACATCGATCTATGCAAAAGAATACATTGTGGGGGATGAAAATGGTTGGAAACTCGACTTTGATTATCAAACTTGGGCCAAGGATAAAGTTTTCTACGTCGGAGATACCCTTG TTTTCAACTATGCGGCTGGTGTTCACAACGTTGCGAAAGTCAACGGCACCGGTTTCCAACAATGTAGCACTTCAGCTTCCAATGGAATCATGACAAGTAGACGAGATGTTGTCCCCCTACAAACCCCTGGAAGGAAATGGTACATTTGTGGTGTCGGAAAGCATTGCGAGTCGAGAAACATGAAGCTTGTCATCACCGTTCTACCTCAAACATGGGCTCCTGCTCCAAGCCCGATAGCGACATCCACATCGGGCAAGTTGGCGGTACCAACTATCTATGGATTTGTAGTTGGATTATTCGGCAGTCTTTTATTGCTCTTTGTTTAA